One part of the [Synechococcus] sp. NIES-970 genome encodes these proteins:
- a CDS encoding hypothetical protein (conserved, predicted membrane protein (DUF205)) — protein MNLSVAIAALCIVAAYFLGSIPTGYLAGKWLKGIDIREYGSHSTGATNVLRTLGKKAGATVLFLDALKGMTALLIVKLLYAHPEWVTLPAGLYHWLIMGSALAVVLGHSKSIFLGFNGGKSVATSIGVLLIMAPVVALGTILAFAGAISLTQIVSLSSISGAIAVMILMVVLQQPLPYILFGMLAGLYVIVRHRSNIQRIMAGTEPKLGTKAQN, from the coding sequence ATGAATTTGTCAGTGGCGATCGCCGCTCTCTGTATTGTGGCGGCCTATTTCCTGGGGTCAATTCCGACGGGTTATCTTGCCGGGAAGTGGCTCAAGGGCATTGATATCCGTGAATATGGTTCCCATTCCACAGGGGCCACCAATGTATTACGGACCTTGGGGAAAAAAGCAGGCGCAACGGTACTATTCCTCGATGCTCTCAAGGGCATGACTGCGCTGCTGATCGTCAAACTGCTCTATGCCCATCCTGAATGGGTGACGCTCCCGGCGGGCCTTTACCACTGGCTGATTATGGGGTCGGCCCTAGCGGTGGTACTCGGCCATAGTAAATCGATTTTTCTTGGGTTTAACGGTGGCAAATCCGTCGCCACGAGTATTGGTGTGTTGCTAATTATGGCGCCGGTGGTGGCCCTCGGGACGATCCTGGCCTTTGCCGGGGCAATTAGCTTAACTCAGATTGTTTCCCTCAGCTCGATCAGTGGGGCGATCGCCGTCATGATTTTAATGGTGGTGCTACAACAGCCCCTCCCTTACATTTTGTTCGGAATGCTTGCGGGGCTCTATGTGATTGTGCGTCACCGCAGCAATATCCAACGCATTATGGCGGGCACAGAGCCGAAACTGGGCACAAAAGCGCAGAACTAA
- a CDS encoding hypothetical protein (conserved hypothetical protein): MSSDPQQDRPKLDLQPAPKEPLNLAPVPEDSDAAATPGVVSEQQQDAAAVDSQGELSDLRAEKDALIAEIAALKAERETLSTPEMVDFQAQLQQLMATSLQSLEERQARLQASVIQLEKRRDKIREEMRTTFAGTSQDIAVRVQGFKDYLIGSLQDLAIAAEQLDLPRFDQDWEAAPAPVQTPEPTPQKLVPPQFSEQSFTAKTRRIEEMLDQYRMSPDYYGPPWQLRRTFEPIHSERVKKWFFEQGGRGAIRSMGSRLQNILIASASLSVLYNIYGDRLRALILANTPERLGEWRRGLQDCLGISRSDFGPNSGVILFENPDALVQKADRLVEDDRLPLIIIDEAEDNINLSLLQYPLWLAFAPEPQSDSSYFF; this comes from the coding sequence ATGAGTTCAGATCCCCAACAAGACCGCCCCAAGCTCGATCTCCAACCTGCCCCCAAGGAGCCCCTAAACCTTGCACCAGTCCCCGAAGACTCGGATGCCGCCGCAACTCCCGGAGTGGTTTCAGAACAGCAGCAGGACGCCGCCGCTGTTGACAGTCAGGGAGAACTCAGCGATCTGCGGGCAGAGAAAGATGCATTAATCGCCGAAATCGCTGCTCTCAAAGCCGAAAGAGAAACCCTCTCAACGCCGGAGATGGTTGATTTTCAGGCGCAACTCCAGCAGCTAATGGCGACAAGTCTCCAGAGCCTTGAAGAGAGACAGGCACGGCTCCAAGCTTCTGTGATTCAGTTAGAAAAACGACGGGACAAAATCCGGGAAGAAATGCGCACCACCTTTGCGGGCACTTCCCAAGATATTGCTGTGCGTGTCCAAGGTTTTAAGGATTATCTGATCGGGAGTCTGCAGGATTTGGCGATCGCCGCCGAACAACTCGATCTCCCCCGCTTTGACCAAGATTGGGAAGCGGCCCCAGCCCCAGTTCAGACACCTGAACCCACGCCGCAAAAATTGGTGCCGCCTCAGTTTTCCGAGCAGAGCTTCACGGCTAAAACCCGCCGCATCGAGGAAATGCTCGATCAATACCGGATGTCACCAGATTACTACGGTCCCCCCTGGCAACTGCGGCGCACCTTTGAGCCAATCCACAGTGAGCGAGTCAAGAAATGGTTCTTCGAGCAGGGGGGCCGGGGCGCAATCCGGAGTATGGGCAGCCGCCTCCAAAATATCTTGATCGCCTCCGCGAGTTTGTCTGTGCTCTACAACATCTATGGCGATCGCCTCCGGGCATTGATTTTGGCCAATACCCCCGAACGATTGGGAGAATGGCGCCGGGGCTTACAGGACTGCCTCGGCATTTCCCGCAGTGACTTTGGGCCTAATTCCGGGGTGATTTTATTTGAAAATCCCGATGCCCTCGTGCAAAAAGCAGATCGGTTGGTAGAAGATGATAGACTACCGCTAATCATTATTGATGAGGCTGAGGACAACATCAATCTGTCGTTGCTGCAATACCCGCTGTGGCTTGCGTTTGCGCCGGAACCCCAGTCTGATTCTTCCTACTTTTTCTAG
- a CDS encoding hypothetical protein (conserved hypothetical protein), with translation MPSVSPTPSPTEPSPTLVELRPSYNIPLVLVVAGIPIGFLNLWVGAGVALFGLFLLFQAATLRLQFTATDLDVYRSGDRIRRFPYSEWQNWRIFWTRVPILFYFKEINSIHFLPIIFDPRTLQQLLEARCTRRD, from the coding sequence ATGCCTTCTGTTTCGCCAACCCCCTCTCCAACAGAGCCATCCCCAACCTTGGTAGAACTGCGCCCCAGCTACAATATTCCCCTTGTGCTCGTCGTTGCTGGGATTCCCATTGGGTTTTTAAATCTCTGGGTTGGGGCAGGAGTTGCCTTGTTTGGTTTATTTCTACTGTTCCAAGCGGCAACCCTCCGGCTCCAGTTTACGGCGACGGACCTTGATGTTTACCGCAGTGGCGATCGCATTCGTCGTTTTCCTTACAGTGAGTGGCAAAACTGGCGCATCTTTTGGACAAGGGTTCCCATCCTGTTCTACTTTAAAGAAATCAACAGTATTCACTTTTTGCCGATCATTTTCGACCCCCGTACCCTCCAGCAGCTCCTCGAAGCCCGCTGCACCCGGCGTGACTAA
- a CDS encoding hypothetical protein (conserved hypothetical protein), with product MGMAVIERRSVLFKKFAMVKQMMLTRQLWQRLGMVAVAIALMTACLPEPDDNNPPPVGNEPPIENPIPPEDETIPEPEPEDPITQEIIGTVYWITDAGDRLALVPTEVPLTEETPTAQLEDLFAQLLTETPDANLSSTIPPGTELLSLMIQSDGIVVNLSEEFQSGGGSASMVGRVAQVLYTATSLDPSAPIWLQINGEPLEILGGEGLEIAQPLTREIFDADFDL from the coding sequence ATGGGAATGGCTGTCATTGAGAGGAGATCAGTCTTGTTTAAGAAATTTGCAATGGTAAAACAGATGATGTTAACGCGACAGCTTTGGCAAAGATTGGGGATGGTCGCGGTGGCGATCGCCCTGATGACGGCTTGTCTCCCGGAGCCCGATGACAATAATCCTCCCCCTGTGGGCAATGAACCCCCCATCGAAAATCCTATTCCTCCAGAGGATGAAACTATCCCGGAGCCGGAACCTGAAGACCCCATTACCCAAGAAATCATCGGCACTGTCTATTGGATCACCGATGCAGGCGATCGTCTTGCCCTTGTTCCGACAGAAGTCCCCCTGACCGAAGAAACCCCCACGGCCCAACTAGAAGACCTCTTTGCGCAACTATTGACCGAAACTCCAGATGCCAACCTGAGCAGTACGATTCCCCCAGGGACTGAACTGTTGAGTCTGATGATCCAAAGCGATGGTATTGTCGTGAATCTCTCCGAAGAATTTCAGTCCGGTGGTGGTAGTGCTTCGATGGTGGGTCGCGTCGCCCAAGTACTCTACACTGCCACAAGCCTAGACCCTAGTGCACCGATTTGGCTCCAGATTAATGGAGAGCCCTTAGAGATTCTCGGTGGTGAAGGTTTAGAAATCGCCCAACCCCTAACCCGCGAAATTTTTGATGCTGATTTCGATCTGTAA
- the ubiD gene encoding 3-octaprenyl-4-hydroxybenzoate carboxy-lyase — MARDLRTFIKLVEERGQLRRIKALVDSDLEIAEIANRMLQVGGPALLFENVRGTSVPVVVNLLGTVERICWAMKMEKPEELEDLGRKLAMLQQPKPPKKIAQAVDFGKVLFDVLKAKPGGSFLPACQQVVVKEEELDLNLIPMLRPYPKDAGKNITLGLVITKDCETGVPNVGVYRLQLQSKTTMTVHWLSVRGGARHLRKAAEQGKKLEVAIAVGIDPILIMAAATPIPVDLSEWLFAGLYGGSGVALTKCKTLDLEVPADAEFILEGTITPGEMLPDGPFGDHMGYYGGMEDSPLVRFHCMTHRKDPIYLATFSGRPPKEEAMMAIALNRIYTPILRQQVSEIVDFFLPMEALSYKAAIISIDKAYPGQARRAALAFWSALPQFTYTKFVIVVDKDINIRDPRQIVWAISSKVDPVRDVFILPDTPFDTLDFASEKIGMGGRMGIDATTKIPPETDHEWGEVLESDPDIVDRCDRRWEEYGLADIDLTEVDPNKFGYEM; from the coding sequence ATGGCACGGGATTTACGCACATTTATCAAACTGGTAGAAGAACGGGGGCAACTGCGCCGCATTAAAGCCCTTGTCGACTCGGATCTAGAGATCGCCGAGATCGCGAACCGGATGTTGCAGGTGGGCGGTCCTGCGTTGTTGTTTGAGAATGTGCGGGGGACTTCGGTTCCGGTGGTGGTGAATCTACTGGGGACGGTGGAGCGCATCTGTTGGGCGATGAAAATGGAAAAGCCCGAAGAACTAGAGGATCTTGGCCGGAAGTTGGCGATGTTGCAGCAGCCGAAACCTCCGAAAAAGATTGCTCAGGCGGTGGATTTCGGTAAGGTACTGTTTGATGTATTGAAGGCGAAACCCGGTGGGAGTTTTCTGCCTGCCTGTCAGCAAGTGGTGGTCAAAGAAGAGGAACTAGACCTGAATTTGATCCCGATGTTGCGTCCCTATCCCAAGGATGCCGGGAAAAATATTACCCTCGGTTTGGTGATTACCAAAGATTGTGAAACGGGTGTGCCGAATGTGGGGGTCTATCGCCTGCAATTGCAATCGAAAACGACGATGACGGTGCATTGGCTGTCAGTACGGGGTGGGGCGCGTCATCTCCGTAAGGCGGCGGAACAGGGTAAAAAATTGGAAGTGGCGATCGCCGTCGGTATCGACCCCATTTTAATCATGGCAGCGGCAACCCCGATTCCTGTGGACTTGTCTGAATGGCTATTTGCGGGACTGTATGGCGGTTCGGGCGTGGCATTGACCAAATGTAAGACGCTGGATCTGGAAGTGCCTGCTGATGCGGAATTTATCCTCGAAGGCACGATTACCCCCGGTGAAATGTTGCCTGATGGGCCTTTCGGCGATCACATGGGCTATTACGGCGGCATGGAGGATTCCCCCTTGGTGCGCTTCCACTGCATGACCCATCGCAAAGACCCGATTTATTTGGCAACTTTTAGCGGTCGTCCCCCCAAAGAAGAAGCGATGATGGCGATCGCCTTGAATCGGATTTATACGCCGATCCTCCGACAGCAAGTGTCGGAAATTGTGGACTTTTTCCTCCCCATGGAAGCTCTTAGTTATAAGGCTGCAATTATCTCCATTGATAAGGCTTATCCGGGCCAAGCTCGACGGGCTGCCCTCGCATTTTGGAGTGCGTTACCGCAGTTTACCTATACAAAATTTGTGATTGTTGTAGATAAAGATATTAATATTCGTGATCCGCGCCAAATTGTCTGGGCAATTAGTTCAAAAGTTGACCCGGTGCGCGATGTGTTTATTTTGCCGGATACGCCCTTTGATACCCTTGATTTTGCCAGTGAAAAAATTGGTATGGGCGGACGTATGGGCATCGATGCCACGACAAAAATTCCGCCGGAAACCGATCACGAATGGGGCGAAGTTTTAGAGTCTGATCCCGATATTGTCGACAGATGCGATCGCCGTTGGGAAGAATATGGATTAGCCGACATTGATTTAACAGAAGTAGACCCGAATAAATTTGGCTATGAAATGTAA
- the ccs1 gene encoding c-type cytochrome biogenesis protein has translation MTVSDSSSNFQWQSLPRKVWRTSLKWIADLRVAIALLLLIAIFSILGTVIEQGSDITFYQENYPEDPALLGFLSWKVLLAAGLDHVYTTWWYLVLLLTFGVSLTACTFRRQLPALKTAQNWTYYSQARQFNKLALSTELNQGSLQNLAPLLAQKRYRIFQEGEKLYARKGIVGRIGPIIVHIGMIVTLLGSIWGSFGGFMAQELVPSGMNFKVNNVFKAGIFAESDRPWSVNVNRFWIDYTPTGDIDQFYSDLSVVDEAGNELDRQTISVNHPLRYDGITFYQTSWAIAGVQVQLNNSPIFQLPAAQIPTTNDAKLWGSWVPIKPDLSAGVSILMQDLQGSAIVYDEKGDLVGAVRVGDRLDVDGLSLKLVDLVGSTGLQIKADPGIPVVYTGFLLVMIGVVMSYVSYSQVWALQAGDRFYFGGKTNRAQVAFERELLEMINTLEAKSPESAKI, from the coding sequence ATGACAGTTTCTGATTCTTCCTCAAATTTTCAATGGCAGAGTTTGCCCCGCAAAGTATGGCGCACCAGCTTGAAATGGATCGCCGATCTGCGGGTGGCGATCGCCCTGCTGCTGTTGATTGCAATTTTCAGTATTTTGGGGACGGTGATTGAACAGGGTAGCGATATTACTTTCTACCAAGAAAACTATCCAGAAGACCCGGCCCTCTTGGGCTTTCTGTCTTGGAAAGTGCTACTTGCAGCGGGACTAGACCATGTCTACACCACCTGGTGGTATCTAGTTTTGCTCCTGACTTTTGGGGTGAGTCTAACTGCTTGCACCTTCCGCCGCCAACTGCCCGCCCTGAAAACGGCACAAAATTGGACCTATTACAGTCAGGCCCGCCAGTTCAACAAATTGGCCCTGAGTACAGAGCTCAATCAGGGTTCATTACAAAATTTAGCGCCCCTTTTGGCCCAGAAACGCTACAGAATTTTTCAAGAAGGGGAAAAACTCTATGCCCGCAAGGGAATCGTTGGTCGCATTGGGCCGATCATTGTCCACATCGGTATGATTGTCACCCTTTTAGGTTCGATCTGGGGCTCTTTTGGGGGGTTTATGGCCCAGGAACTCGTCCCCAGTGGCATGAATTTCAAAGTGAATAATGTCTTTAAGGCAGGGATTTTTGCTGAGAGCGATCGCCCCTGGTCGGTGAACGTAAATCGCTTTTGGATCGACTACACGCCGACGGGGGATATTGACCAATTCTATTCGGACCTGTCGGTGGTAGACGAAGCGGGCAATGAGCTCGACCGTCAGACGATTTCGGTCAATCATCCTCTCCGTTACGATGGGATTACTTTTTATCAAACCAGTTGGGCGATCGCCGGGGTACAGGTACAACTAAACAACAGTCCGATCTTTCAACTGCCCGCCGCCCAAATTCCCACCACCAACGACGCTAAGCTTTGGGGGAGTTGGGTCCCTATCAAGCCAGACCTCAGTGCGGGGGTTTCGATTTTGATGCAAGATCTCCAGGGGAGCGCCATTGTCTATGATGAAAAAGGCGACCTCGTTGGCGCGGTGCGGGTCGGCGATCGCCTGGATGTGGATGGCCTGAGCCTCAAATTAGTCGATCTCGTCGGCAGCACCGGGTTACAAATCAAAGCAGATCCAGGCATTCCTGTGGTTTACACTGGCTTTCTGTTGGTGATGATCGGCGTGGTGATGAGCTATGTTTCCTATTCCCAAGTGTGGGCACTCCAGGCAGGTGATCGCTTTTATTTCGGTGGCAAAACGAATCGTGCCCAGGTCGCTTTTGAACGGGAACTGTTAGAGATGATTAATACCCTCGAAGCCAAATCCCCTGAGAGCGCAAAGATTTAA
- the ccdA gene encoding putative c-type cytochrome biogenesis protein, producing MWENLSLQLYQLQQFSDTLVREQLSHWSLLSLFLVFGAGLLTSLTPCTLSMLPITIGYIGSNQDSSRLQTFFQSLWFCLGLATTLAGLGLVAAGFGQIYGQIGIGLPIFVSAIAIVMGLNLLEILPLQFPSLGATDWIQKDFPTALRAYLVGLTFGLVASPCSTPVLATLLAWVSTTQNLTLGAGLLLFYTLGYVVPVLVAGIFTASLKRLLALRQWSGWINPVSGALLLGFGLFSLLIRLPIGLA from the coding sequence ATGTGGGAAAATCTCAGTCTGCAACTGTATCAGCTCCAGCAATTTAGCGACACCCTCGTGCGGGAGCAGCTGAGCCATTGGAGCCTGCTGAGCCTCTTTCTCGTCTTTGGAGCGGGTCTTTTAACCAGTCTCACCCCCTGCACCCTATCGATGCTGCCGATTACCATCGGCTATATCGGCAGCAACCAAGACAGTAGCCGGTTACAAACGTTTTTCCAGTCCCTCTGGTTCTGCCTTGGGTTGGCCACCACTTTGGCTGGGTTGGGTTTAGTGGCGGCGGGCTTCGGGCAAATTTACGGCCAAATTGGCATCGGTTTACCGATTTTTGTCAGTGCGATCGCCATCGTGATGGGTCTAAACTTGCTGGAGATTCTTCCTCTCCAGTTCCCTTCCCTGGGGGCGACAGATTGGATTCAAAAAGATTTCCCCACAGCTTTACGGGCTTATCTGGTGGGTTTGACCTTCGGCCTGGTGGCTTCCCCCTGTAGCACCCCGGTTCTGGCGACCCTCCTGGCCTGGGTGAGTACGACCCAAAATTTGACCCTGGGCGCAGGCTTACTCCTGTTCTACACCCTCGGTTATGTGGTGCCGGTACTCGTAGCGGGTATTTTTACAGCTTCTCTCAAGCGTCTTTTGGCCCTGCGTCAATGGTCCGGTTGGATTAATCCTGTCAGTGGTGCTCTCTTACTGGGCTTTGGTTTATTTTCCCTGCTCATTCGCCTACCCATTGGTCTTGCCTAG
- a CDS encoding L-asparaginase II yields the protein MSRGKRVQAPPLEINLLREGLKESTHIAEAVVCDTKGRVLSMAGDAESSAFIRSALKPFQALAVIGTGALDHYKLTDKDLAVICSSHQGTKEHARQVFRILWQADLESDVLQCPIPHGKDSALEHNCSGKHAGMLLTCKYCNWGLGSYMEKSHPVQELILGKIAELLHMPPQEFIGARDDCGVPTYLMQLSQMATLYAHLASGDRLDVERVVRAMTYHPTMVSGRGGFDTELMRLSEGEIVSKSGAEGIQCIGRVGEGLGLAIKVKDGAKRAKYAVALYLLTRLGWITPAVSDNLAEQFLSLSPYKRLDVVGELSLV from the coding sequence ATGTCCAGAGGCAAACGCGTCCAAGCTCCCCCCCTCGAAATCAATCTCCTCCGGGAAGGCCTCAAGGAGTCTACCCACATCGCCGAAGCCGTTGTCTGTGACACCAAAGGCCGCGTCCTCTCCATGGCTGGGGATGCCGAAAGTTCTGCTTTTATCCGTTCAGCCCTCAAACCCTTCCAAGCCCTGGCCGTCATTGGCACCGGCGCCCTCGACCATTACAAGCTCACCGATAAAGATTTGGCCGTGATTTGTAGTTCCCACCAGGGGACGAAGGAACATGCGCGGCAAGTCTTTCGGATCCTCTGGCAGGCAGATCTAGAATCTGATGTGCTCCAATGCCCCATCCCCCATGGCAAAGACAGCGCCCTCGAACACAACTGCTCTGGCAAACATGCGGGAATGCTTTTGACCTGTAAATATTGCAACTGGGGCCTGGGCAGCTACATGGAAAAATCCCACCCTGTCCAGGAGCTGATCCTCGGAAAAATTGCGGAACTGTTGCACATGCCCCCCCAGGAATTTATCGGCGCTCGGGATGATTGTGGTGTGCCCACTTATCTGATGCAACTGAGCCAAATGGCCACCCTCTACGCTCACCTGGCCTCAGGCGATCGCCTGGATGTGGAGCGGGTCGTCCGGGCGATGACCTACCATCCGACCATGGTCTCCGGGCGGGGTGGTTTTGATACCGAACTAATGCGCCTCTCTGAAGGGGAAATCGTCAGTAAATCCGGGGCCGAAGGCATCCAGTGTATTGGCCGGGTCGGGGAAGGTTTGGGCCTCGCGATCAAGGTCAAAGATGGTGCAAAACGGGCGAAATATGCGGTTGCCCTCTATCTGCTCACCCGTTTGGGTTGGATTACCCCGGCTGTGTCCGATAACTTAGCAGAACAATTTCTCTCTCTCAGTCCCTACAAACGCCTCGATGTGGTGGGAGAACTGTCCCTCGTCTAG
- a CDS encoding hypothetical protein (conserved hypothetical protein), which translates to MNDFQTTFCPVPEEQQPLNEYDQLKESWFFSWGSTEMITYIRKVIWVWFWATLIFTPIAWASFPFDRYPVKLVLSANLGGMFLLSLILIRLYLGWRYIRDRLQTENLTYEESGWYDGQIWQKPEAVLQRDRLIVSYQVAPILSRIQQTGLIVVAISSSLIAGLYLL; encoded by the coding sequence ATGAACGATTTCCAAACCACCTTTTGCCCCGTCCCCGAGGAGCAACAACCCCTCAACGAATATGACCAGCTCAAAGAATCTTGGTTTTTTAGTTGGGGTAGCACAGAGATGATCACCTACATTCGCAAGGTGATCTGGGTTTGGTTCTGGGCAACGTTGATTTTTACGCCGATCGCCTGGGCCAGTTTCCCCTTCGACCGTTACCCTGTGAAATTGGTCTTGAGCGCAAACCTCGGCGGTATGTTTCTCCTAAGTTTGATTTTGATCCGCCTCTATCTGGGCTGGCGCTATATTCGCGATCGCCTGCAAACCGAAAACCTGACCTACGAAGAATCCGGCTGGTATGATGGCCAAATTTGGCAAAAACCCGAAGCTGTGCTCCAACGCGATCGCCTAATTGTTTCTTACCAAGTGGCGCCGATCCTCAGTCGCATCCAACAAACTGGTTTAATTGTGGTGGCGATCAGTTCTAGTCTCATCGCTGGCCTGTACCTGCTCTAA
- the ppib gene encoding peptidyl-prolyl cis-trans isomerase B, cyclophilin type, producing MILQTQKLQPIPMERSWKLLCLALLVSSLTLGSCAPAPETSTENPTTTAAEAYRPRLDCPATAEAEEAAAPCVAVVEMVFQSASPEVNGQTIRIELNGAEAPVTAGNFVDLVSRGVYDGTAFHRVIRSPEPFVVQGGDPLSKDAQVPLNALGRGGFTDPDTGIRRDVPLEIKLEGEAEPIYGQGELDPTKVVLPHSKGAIAMARSQAPNSASSQFYFSLAPNEFLNGNYAVFGQVTEGIEVLDQIEMGDRIQSARVIEGEDLLIR from the coding sequence ATGATTTTACAAACCCAAAAATTGCAACCCATTCCTATGGAACGATCCTGGAAACTGTTATGTCTGGCGCTTTTGGTGAGCAGCTTAACCCTGGGGAGTTGTGCCCCAGCCCCAGAAACATCTACCGAGAACCCAACGACCACTGCCGCAGAAGCTTACCGGCCCCGTTTGGACTGTCCTGCCACTGCAGAGGCAGAAGAAGCCGCAGCTCCCTGTGTAGCCGTTGTGGAGATGGTTTTTCAAAGTGCTTCCCCAGAAGTCAATGGCCAAACTATCCGTATCGAACTCAATGGTGCTGAAGCGCCGGTGACTGCGGGCAACTTTGTTGATTTGGTCAGTCGCGGGGTTTATGACGGAACGGCTTTTCACCGGGTGATTCGTAGCCCAGAGCCCTTTGTGGTTCAAGGGGGAGATCCCCTAAGTAAAGATGCCCAGGTTCCTCTTAATGCTCTTGGTCGGGGCGGATTTACGGATCCAGATACAGGAATTCGCCGGGATGTACCCTTAGAAATCAAACTTGAAGGGGAAGCGGAGCCGATTTACGGTCAAGGGGAGTTAGATCCGACGAAGGTGGTGCTTCCCCACAGTAAAGGGGCGATCGCCATGGCCCGTTCCCAGGCGCCCAATTCAGCTTCTTCTCAGTTTTATTTTTCCCTCGCCCCCAACGAGTTCCTCAACGGCAACTACGCGGTGTTTGGGCAAGTGACCGAAGGTATTGAGGTGCTCGACCAGATTGAAATGGGCGATCGCATCCAGTCGGCCCGGGTCATCGAAGGCGAAGATCTCCTCATTCGATAA
- the ycf4 gene encoding photosystem I assembly protein ycf4, translating into MAAQVTTSTDSILRQPILGSRRFSNMLWASVSAIGGIGFLLAGLSSYFHQNFLLVSDPSDIQFIPQGAALTFYGVAGTLLSAYLWFVFFLNVGGGYNEFNKETGKVTIFRYGFVGKNRIINFQYSLKDILSIRAEIKEGLNPRRVLYLRVKNRGDIPLNRVGEPIPLAELENQGAELARFLTIPLEGL; encoded by the coding sequence ATGGCAGCACAGGTGACAACTTCAACGGATAGCATTTTACGACAGCCGATCTTAGGCTCCCGGCGTTTCAGTAACATGCTTTGGGCCAGTGTTTCTGCCATCGGCGGCATTGGCTTTTTATTGGCGGGTCTCTCGAGCTATTTTCACCAGAATTTTCTCTTGGTCAGTGACCCCAGTGATATTCAGTTCATTCCCCAGGGGGCTGCCCTAACGTTTTATGGGGTAGCGGGAACGCTGCTGTCGGCCTATCTCTGGTTTGTATTTTTCTTGAATGTCGGCGGTGGCTACAACGAATTCAACAAGGAAACGGGTAAGGTCACCATTTTCCGCTACGGTTTTGTGGGTAAAAATCGAATTATTAATTTTCAGTATTCCCTAAAAGATATTTTGTCGATTCGGGCCGAAATTAAAGAGGGTTTAAATCCTCGCCGGGTATTGTATTTGCGGGTAAAAAATCGCGGTGACATTCCTCTCAATCGCGTAGGGGAGCCGATTCCCTTAGCTGAACTAGAAAACCAAGGGGCGGAATTGGCTCGCTTTCTGACGATTCCCCTCGAAGGTCTCTAG
- the sdhB gene encoding succinate dehydrogenase iron-sulfur protein subunit, which translates to MDIALKILRQRQRNVAPEFLTYHLSVPESTTVLDCLNQIKWQQDGSLAFRKNCRNTICGSCGMGINGRAALACKENVGEEVNRWRGLHRDNGAIPQLTITPLKNLPVIKDLVVDLQSFWQQLESIGPAVQRQSPQDLPEREFRQSPTEREALNQAGNCILCGACYSECNAVAVNPDFFGPHALAKGDRLLNDSRDGITAARLDKYHQPTAGVWDCTRCYQCNYVCPQGVDPLDRITAIKSTLLQQKDPNTSRAVRHRKTLLQLVQAGGWVDERRFALMVFGLQSSPEIFPLGWRMLWHGKFPITFEPSMGTASVAALMAEVMAGGKGAPDHPVK; encoded by the coding sequence ATGGACATCGCCTTGAAAATTCTGCGCCAACGGCAGCGGAATGTCGCACCGGAATTCTTGACTTATCATCTTTCTGTCCCAGAAAGTACAACGGTTTTAGATTGTTTAAATCAAATCAAATGGCAGCAGGATGGAAGCTTAGCTTTTCGCAAGAATTGTCGCAATACTATCTGTGGCAGTTGTGGGATGGGGATTAATGGCCGGGCAGCCCTGGCATGCAAAGAAAATGTAGGCGAAGAAGTTAACCGTTGGCGAGGGTTGCACCGGGACAATGGGGCAATTCCTCAATTAACGATTACCCCCCTAAAAAATCTGCCTGTGATTAAGGATCTGGTGGTAGATTTACAGTCCTTTTGGCAACAACTCGAAAGCATTGGCCCTGCTGTGCAGCGACAATCTCCCCAGGATCTACCGGAGCGGGAATTTCGTCAGTCTCCCACAGAGCGCGAGGCCTTGAATCAGGCTGGGAACTGTATTCTCTGTGGTGCTTGTTACAGTGAATGTAATGCTGTGGCCGTTAATCCAGACTTTTTTGGTCCTCATGCCTTGGCAAAAGGCGATCGCCTTTTGAATGATTCCCGCGATGGTATCACCGCCGCCCGCCTAGACAAATACCATCAACCGACCGCTGGCGTCTGGGACTGTACCCGTTGCTATCAATGTAACTATGTTTGTCCCCAGGGGGTCGATCCCCTAGACCGCATTACCGCCATCAAAAGTACCCTTCTCCAACAAAAAGACCCCAATACAAGCCGGGCTGTGCGTCATCGAAAAACCCTCCTCCAACTCGTTCAAGCAGGGGGCTGGGTCGATGAACGGCGTTTTGCCCTAATGGTGTTTGGTCTCCAGAGTAGTCCTGAAATTTTCCCCCTGGGGTGGCGAATGTTGTGGCATGGTAAGTTTCCGATCACCTTTGAGCCGTCAATGGGGACAGCCTCGGTGGCCGCTCTCATGGCCGAGGTGATGGCCGGAGGCAAGGGAGCGCCAGATCATCCGGTAAAATAA